The Neomonachus schauinslandi chromosome 11, ASM220157v2, whole genome shotgun sequence genomic sequence TCTAGTCCTATATTTTATTACCTAACATTATTCTTGCAATCAAACTGATGCTTTATGGGAACCATTTCTCCCTGACTACGTGAGCAATAGGGATCATGGCCCAGATTTGGCCCACAAGAGATCTAGTCAAGGTCAATAGATCACTATGCCTGTGGCAGTCACTGCTAACTGAAGGAGACTTACACTGAAACCATCATGACTCCTGTACTGGTAACCAAAGAACTCTAAAATCTCTGAATTTGTAATtagctttaaattttttagtttttgttagcTTTAATCGAAGGACATGTCTGGGAGAGTGACAAGAATTTCAGGGAAGACCGGCAAAGAGCACCGAAATTTTCTATCATgggatggagaaagaatagctaaaagaaaaagtgaatagAGAAATTTTGCATAACTGAGTTGAACAGGGAACAGCACATAttcagtggggtggggggactccAAGACGCTATCGCAGATGTAAGTTACCACAAAACTCTTGTGTCTAAATACCACAGCTGTATTCAGAGTCTAGGCTTAATCAATAGCCTCATGGAACTGGGGAAAACAACGGGACAGTAACTCATGCATGGTGAataaaaggccacatattctAGCAGCAGGAAATAGCTACCTTTGACACATCTGTGATTACCAGTAAGCTCCCAGACCAGACACCATGGTTCACTTTACAGCTGAGGAGAAGGATATCATCACAAGCCCATGGGGCAAGGTGCATGTGGAAGAGTTGGGGCAGATACGTTCTCAGGAAcatttcctctgcctctgccatcatGAGAAACTCCAAGTGAAATTTCGTGGTAAGAAGATATTGACTTCCTTCAGAGAACCTACAAGGAACCTGGATGATCTCAAGGCCACTTTTGTCCAATTGAGTGAGCTACACTGTGATATGCTACAGGTAGATCTTGAGACCTTCAGGGTGAATCCAGGAGATGCTCACATCCTCTTGCTTTGAATCTTGTGACAGCTCAGACAACGGAGCACCGATCTGACTACAGCCAAGGATGGCTGTGGGAAGGGGCATATTGGAAACATTGGCATTGAGGGGACAGAACTAAAACCAAAGGGCCTAAGGAGTGCTTCTCAAAATCTGGAGGGACTTCTTTGAACTCTTATTGGCTTTTAGAAGAGACTTATACAGAGGTGAGGAAAAGCG encodes the following:
- the LOC110576427 gene encoding hemoglobin subunit beta-like, translated to MVHFTAEEKDIITSPWGKVHVEELGQIRSQEHFLCLCHHEKLQVKFRGKKILTSFREPTRNLDDLKATFVQLSELHCDMLQVDLETFRLLGNMLVTVLPDHFGEEFTLQVQAACQKMVTRVANALVHRDPVV